The DNA region GAACGTCAATTTAGTTAAGCTGAGCAGTGTTATTCCTGCTCACATAGAGTGGATTGAGAAGATGCCCGAAGTTCCAATAGGAATGCTCCTTCCAACAGTTTACGCCCATATAGAGAGCGATGAGCCCGGTTCAACAATAAGCGCCGCTTTGGGTGTTGGTATAAGTGAAGACAATAATGGAGGACTAATTTACGAATACAGCGGATACTGCACAAAAGAAGAAGCCATAGAGATGGTAAAGAAAATGGTTGAAGAGGGCTTTAGAGTTAGAGGATGGAAGCTTAAGGAGTTTAAGGTTGTAGTTTCAGAGATTACTGTTAAGGATAAACCCGCGGCAGCTTTAGCCGCAGTAGTTATGCTCCCATACTAACACTTTCAATATTTTGAACAATGGAAGAGGTGGTCAAGATGGATGGGGGTGAGTGCGATGATGGGTGTCGAAAACCCATTAGGTATGCATGTGATTTTGGACTTATACGAATGCGATCCCAAAATATTAGACGATATCGAAAAAATAGAAGAAATCCTCACTAAGGCAGCAGAAATAGCCAACGCGACTGTTATTGACAAGAGATTTCATAAGTTCTCTCCTCAAGGCGTTTCTGGTGCTGTTGTTGTTTCTGAGAGTCATATCACAATTCACACTTGGCCAGAGCATGGCTATGCAAGCGTTGATGTTTATACCTGTGGGGATCACACAATGCCTGTGAAAGCGGGGGAATACATCATAAAGGCACTCAAATGTAAAAACCCCACAGTTGTTAAAATCGATAGGGGGATTCTCTTCAGAAAGGACTGATTCTTCTTAATCATCTTTTTAAATCCTTCCTTTGATATTTATTTCGAGAGAGGTGAGTGCGATGCATTTCATTGAATGGTATCCGAGAGGTTATGGTGTTGGGTTTAAGATCAAAAGCAAGCTTTTGGAAACTCAAAGCAAATTCCAGAGAATTGAGCTTTACGAAACTGAGGGATTTGGAAAGCTCCTCGTCCTAGATGGGACTGTCCAACTAGTTGAACATGGAGAAGAAAGCTATCATGAGCCTTTGGTTCATCCCGTGATGCTCGCACATCCAAATCCGCGCAGAGTTTTGGTGATTGGCGGAGGAGATGGTGGGACTCTTAGGGAAGTGCTTAAACATAAAACCGTCAAGAAAGCAACTCTAGTAGAGATAGACGACATGGTTGTCGAGATTTCAATGCTTTATTTGGGGATAGATAGAGGACTCTTAGAGCGGCTGATGAAAAAGGAAGAGCCTAGGGGAGAGCTCATTATTGGAGATGGCGTTGAATACATGAAGAACTCAGGAGAGAAGTTCGATGTGATAATAGTCGACTCAACAGATCCCGTTGGTCCCGCAAAGCTCCTCTTCAGCGAGGAATTCTATAGAAATGCATATGATGCACTAGGCGAAAAAGGGCTCTATATAACCCAAGCAGGAAGCGTCTACCTCTTTACAAATGAGCTTTTGGATGCTTACAAGAATATGAAGAAGGTCTTTGACCGCGTTTACTACTTCAGCTTCCCGGTTATAGGATACGCATCACCTTGGAGCTTTTTAGTTGGCGTCAAAGGCGAGATTGATTTCACTAAGATCGACTTAGAGAGGGCTAAAGAGCTCGAGTTAATCTACTATGATCCTGAAAAACACGAAACACTATTCCAAATGCCCAAGTATGTCAGGGAGCTTTTAGAAAAAGACTGAAGGCTTCCCAAACTATTTTAACTTTTAATTACTAATCCCTGTATGGTGAAAGCATGGAGGTTAGATGTCATAAATGCGGTAGGGCCTACTCATCAATCATTCCTCCCAGCTGCATCTGTGGGGAGGGGCTTGAGATTACATATGACTATTCTAAAGTGGACGTTAAAAAGTGGAGAATGAGAAACAGAGGTGTCTGGCGCTATAAAGAACTTCTACCGGAAGTCAAGAAGATAGTGAGCTTAAATGAAGGAGGAAGCCCTCTTTTTAAAGCCAAGCTTAGTAAAGAGTTGGGATTAGAAGTCTTCATAAAGGACGAGACGAGAAACCCAACGGGCTCTTTTAAAGATAGATTTGCAACCGTTGCGGTTTCTTATGGACTGCCTTTTGCCGAAAATGGATTTATAGTGGCAAGTGATGGAAACAGCGCTGCTTCGCTAGCAGCTTATGCAGCAAGAGCAAACAAAGAGGCATTTGTAGTTATTCCTAGGAGGGTGGATAAAGGAAAGCTGATCCAAATGATAGCCTTTGGAGCTAAGATAATCCGTTATGGAGAGAGCGTTGACGAGGCTATTCCCTACGCTAAAGAGCTTGCAAAGCTCAATGGGCTCTATGATGTAACCTCTGCAAGCAATTTAATAGGCATAGAAGGACAGAAGACGCTTGCTTTTGAACTCTGGGAGGAGCTAAAGCCCACACACATTTTAGTCCCCACCGGAAGCGGGAGCAATATATACAGTATTTACAAGGGATTTAAGGAGCTCTTAGAGATTGGTGCTGTGGAAGAAATTCCAAAGCTGATAGCAGTGCAAACTGAAAAGTGCTCCCCCATAGCAAGTGAGATACTAAACATTAAAGGGAAGAAGGAGTTTACGAAGGCCCTGGCGCTCTATGTCAAAGACCCCCTCAACAAAGAGAAGGCTGTTAGAGCTGTAAAAGAGAGCGGAGGAACAGCTGTCCTTGTTAGGGAAGAGGAGCTAGACATGGGAGAGAGGCTGTTAACTAAAGAGGGCGTTTTTGCTGAGTATGCCTCGGCAGTTGTTGTTCCTGCCCTGTTAAAGCTAAAGGAGGAGAACTACTTCGAAAAGGATGATAAAATAGCCTTAGTAATTACAGGCTCAGGGTTAAAGAGTTTTTATGAAGAAAAAGAGCGCTCAATCATGACAGGAACAAAACTCGAGATTTTAAGGCTCCTTAGGGATAAGCCCAGCTATGGCTATGAGATCTGGGAGAACATATCCAAACCCATGAAATATCAAGCTGTTTACCAACACATAAAGGAGCTTGAGAGCTTAGGGCTCATCAAAGAGGCCTATAAACGGGGTAGGAGGATTTACTACACACTCACTGGAAAAGGAGCTAGAATACTGGAAAACCTTGAGGAGTAGATTTTTAAACCTTTGACGCTATGTTTATGTTATCACAATCATGTCAAAGGAGGGGGTCATATGGACAAGGTTTATCTAACTTGGTGGCAAATAGACAGAGCTTTGTTCTCTCTCGCTGAAGAGCTCAGACAAAAGTTCATGCCGGATGTTATAGTGGGAATAGCAAGGGGAGGGCTGATTCCAGCTGTTAGACTCAGCCATATATTAGGGGACATTGAACTCAAAGTGATGGATATAAAATTCTATACTGATATAGGTACTCATGGCGAAAAGCCAGTTATAAAAATCCCAATCCACGGCGACCTGAAGGGAAAGAAAGTAGCAATAGTGGATGATGTCAGTGATACAGGAAAAACGTTAGAAGTGGCCATTGAAGAGGTCAAAAAACTTGGAGCGGAGGAAGTAAAGGTAGTCTGCCTCTCAACCAAGCCTTGGACTTCAGTTGTGCCAGATTTTTATGTATTCAGAACTGACAAGTGGATAGTCTTCCCATGGGAAGAATTCCCTGTGGTCGCTAGGGAGTGATGTTGGATAAATTATCCGACAACCTTTAGTTTTACACTTTTTAATTGGGTGTCTACAAACTTCTTGCATTTTTGACATGATGCCAATTCTCTGAGAGATAAGTTTTTAGCGTTGGAGAGCCTTCATTATACTACCTATCATTCTAACAACTATGCAGATATGTTCCGATAAAATGACGAGGTGTCTCTATGGTAGTTGAAAAAGTGATGAAAAGAGATGGTAGAATAGTACCTTTCGATGAAGGTCGTATAAAGTGGGCTATAAAAAGGGCAATGCTCGAAGTGGGCGTAAGGGATGAGGAGCTTCTTGACAAAGTTGTCAAAGATGTCGTCGATAGGATTAATGAGCTCTATGATGGGCAAGTCCCAAATATTGAAAACATCCAGGATATAGTTGAGCTCGAATTAATGCGCAACGGTCTTTTTGATGTTGCAAAGGCATACATAATTTACAGAAAGAAGAAAGCAGAGATTAGAGAAGAGAAGAGGAAGATACTTAACAAAGAAAAGCTTGATGATATTGATAAGCGCTTCTCCATAAATGCCTTAAGAGTCCTCGCGAGCAGGTATCTAATAAAAAATGAAGAAGGGAAAATAATTGAGAGCCCAAAAGAGCTCTTTGAGAGGGTTGCACTTCTATCAGTTATCCCAGATTTGCTCTATGATGAGAGAGTCTTCTCCAAAGAAGGTGGCTTCGAGCAGGATTTGAGCAATTTGGTGTACTACCGCGAGCTTTTGGATGAATACGACAAAAAGCTGAGCATAGGAAGGTTTAAGCTTAATAAATATCACTTTGAGAGACTTTTGAACCTTTATGAGGAACTTGCACAGAAAGGTCACATGAAAGTAAGTATAGACGAGTTCGTGAAAATGATTGAGAGCGGAGAGTTCGACAACTATGAAGATGAGGTCGAGGAATACTTCAGACTAATGACCTCCCAAGTCTTTATGCCAAACAGCCCGGCCCTCATAAACTCCGGTAGGCCACTAGGAATGCTGTCAGCGTGCTTTGTAGTGCCTATCGAAGATGATATGGAGAGCATTATGAAAGCAGCACACGATGTGGCAATTATTCAAAAAATGGGTGGTGGTACAGGCCTTAATTTCTCAAAGCTTCGGCCAGAGGGAGATTTAGTTGGAACGACAACTGGTGCTGCTAGCGGTCCTATCTCATTTATGCATCTCATAGATGCTGTTAGTGATGTAATAAAGCAAGGTGGCGTGAGAAGAGGAGCAAACATGGGAATTCTTGAGGTCTGGCACCCCGATATAGAGAAATTCATCCATGCTAAGGAGAAGAACACAGGAACGAATGTTTTAAGCAACTTTAACATTAGTGTTGGGCTTTGGGAGGACTTTTGGGAGGCCATAAAAGAAGGGAAAAAATATCCTCTGGTAAATCCAAGGACAGGTAAAAAGAAGAAGGAAATAAATCCAAAGACCCTTTTTGAAGAGCTCGCATTCATGGCATGGTCCAAGGCAGATCCAGGTGTTATATTCTTTGACATCATAAACAGGAGGAACGTTCTCGAAGAAGCTAAAGGCGGGAAGATTAGGGCAACAAACCCCTGCGGAGAAGAGCCTCTCTACGACTACGAATCTTGTAATTTAGCGAGCATAAACCTTGCAAAGTTTGTGAAATACAATGAAAATGGAGCTTACTTCGACTGGGACGAGTACGCCGAAGTTATCCAAAAGGTTGCCAAGTACCTCGACAACGCAATAGATGTCAATAAGTTCCCGCTCCCGGAGATTGACTACAGCACAAAGCTCACGAGGAGAATAGGCGTTGGAATGATGGGTTTAGCGGATGCGCTCTTCAAGCTCGGAATAGCATACAACAGCAAAGAGGGTTACGACTTCATGCGCAAAGCCACCGAATATCTCACTTTCTACGCCTACAAGTACTCAGTTGAAGCTGCTAAAAAGCGCGGCACGTTCCCGCTCTATGAGAAGAGTGCCTATCCAAAGGGTGAGCTCCCAATAGAGGGCTTCTATCACAAAGAAATATGGAACCTCCCATGGGATGAGCTCGTTGAGGAAATCAAGAAGTACGGAGTTAGGAACGCCATGGTAACGACATGCCCACCAACGGGAAGTGTTTCAATGATTGCAGACACTTCGAGCGGCATAGAGCCAATATTCGCCCTGGTGTACAAAAAGAGCGTCACCGTTGGCGAATTTTATTACGTCGACCCAGTCTTTGAGGCTGAACTTAAAAAGCGCGGCCTCTATACCGATGAAATACTCCAAAAAATCAGCGACAACTATGGCTCTGTTCAAGGTCTCGAGGAGATACCCGAGGATATGCAAAGGGTCTTCGTCACTTCAATGGATATCCACTGGCTCGACCACATATTAGCCCAAGCTGAGATACAACTTTGGCTCACTGATTCAGCAAGTAAGACCATAAACATGCCAAACGATGCCACTGTTGAGGATGTTAAAGCGGCATACCTCTTAGCGTATAAGCTCGGTTGTAAGGGAGTCACCGTTTATAGGGACGGCTCGCTGAGTGTTCAAGTTTACAGCGTCGAAGGAGAGAAGAAGCAGAGAGTTAAGGCGAAACCAAGCAAATACGCGGTTGAAATATTGAAGAAAGTTGTTGAAAACGAGCCCTGGCTTGAGCGCTTCATCAACGTCAATGCAATAATAAACGGCACCAACGGTAAAAACGGCAACGCTGCGGAGAAAAATAACAAACAAAGCTTAACTTTAAATATAAGCCTCAGTGTGCCCCAAAAAGCAAAAGAAGAAGCAAAGAAAGGTGTTTGTCCAGTGTGCGGTGCTCCAACCGTCTTTGAAAGCGGTTGTGAAGTGTGTAAGGCCTGCGGATGGAGCAAATGTGTAATTAGCTGAACTTTTTTCTTATCCCTTTTCCTTAATCCTTTTATACCCATGAAGCAACTTTCTCTTGGGGTGGTCTCATGCAGTTTGAAGATGCTTATAAAGAGGTTTATGAGATAGTCAAGCCAAAGTACAAGCTCTTTACAGCCGGTCCAGTAGCTTGTTTTCCAGAGGTTTTGGAGATAATGAAAGTCCAAATGTTTAGCCACAGAGCAAAGGAGTATAAGGAAATCCACGTTGATACGCTCAAGCGCTTGAGCGACTTTTTAGAGGCCAAAAATGGAGAAATAATTCTCTTCCCAAGCTCAGGAACAGCTTTTATGGAAGCTGCCGTTAGGAACACCATCCCGAGAGGTGGGAAAGTCCTCGTAACGATAATAGGTGCTTTTGGAAAGCGCTTTAAGGAAGTCGTCGAGGCCAACGGAAGGAAGGCCATAACTTTGGAGTACGAACCCGGGAAAGCCGTTAAGCCCGAGGACTTGGACGAGGCTTTAAAGAAGAACCCCGACGTTGAGGCTGTTACAATCACATACAACGAGACATCCACAGGTGTTTTGAACCCACTCCCAGAGTTAGCTAAGGTTGTTAAGGAGCACGATAAGCTTCTCTTTGTAGATGCTGTTAGTGCTATGGGTGGAGCTGATATCAAGTTCGATGAGTGGGGTATTGATTTAGTCTTTGGAAGCTCCCAAAAGGCCTTTGGAGTTCCTCCAGGGTTAGCGGTTGCTGCTGTGAGTGAGCGTGTTTTTGAGATAGCTGAGAAGATGGAGGAGAAAGGCTGGTACCTCGATTTACCCCTCTACAAGAAGTTCAACGCCACGAAGAAGGGAACACCCTCAACGCCTCCAATGCCCCAGATATTTGGCTTAAACGTCGTGCTCCGCATCATAGAGAAGATGGGCGGCAAAGAAGAGTGGCTCGGCATGTACGCAAAGCGCTCCCAAATGATTAGGGAAGGCGTCAAGGAGATGGGTCTTAGTGTGTTGGCCGAGCCCGGATATGAGAGCCCAACCATTACAGCAGTTGTCGTCCCAGAGGGCATGAAGGGCGAGGACGTATACAACACGATGCGTGAGAGGGGCTTTGAGCTCGCTAAGGGCTATGGAGCCGGCATAAAGGAGAAGACCTTCAGAATTGGAAACATGGGCTACATGACTTTCGAAGACATCCAAGAGATGCTCAGCAACTTAAGAGAAGTAATAGAAGAATTAAAGGATTAAACAGCTTTTTCAAGCTTTATTTTTCCTTCATCTTCTTTGACCCTGTAAATCACGTCGACGCTTCTCGAATGCGTCCTGAAGTCAAAGGCGAGCTTAACTATGAACTCAAAGCGCTTTAGGGTTTCGTCATCTATTTTGAGCCAGTGCTTTATCTCCCCCACCAGATCATTTGAGAGCACGAGGGAAGTAATTATGAATGGATAGTCATCTATGAGTTCCTGAAGAATTAAAGGCACGCTGACAGTGTGGAGCGTATCTATAACAACGTAGTCCGGGTTTATTTTCCTTATCTGTTCTATAACATCATTAGTCCTGCTTTTAAGGCTTTGAGAATCGAATTGAGTATCAATCACGTTTATGTTCTCTTTAAATGGCTTAAACTCTCCGTAGGCAGTTACAACAGCTATTTTCCAATCATCGGGGATTAAGTGAATCAAAGCCTCGACGAGCTTCGTTTTACCGCTCCTGCTCTTCCCCACAATTAAGATATCGCTTTTCTTCAAGAGGGCATCCCTTAAAACCTCCAGCTGCTCTCTACTAATGCTCCCGTATCTTAAGAGGTCATCTGGTGTGAATATGTACACTCCCACTTTTTACCACCATAAAGCATAGGGCAAGAAAGAATATAAACCTTCACCTTACTAAAGCCTCTTTCGCCTTAATGAGAGCCACTAAAAGCTCGTTCATAGGAGCTTTAAGTCCAATTGCTTCTGCATACTCTACAATTTTGCCGTTTATGTAGTCTATCTCCGTCTTCTTGCCCCTCTTCAAATCCTGAAGCATCGAGTTGTAGTTATCACTCGTACGCTTCAGCGTATCTATAATAACCTCTATTGGATGTTCCTCAAAGCTAATACCCCACTGCTGTGCCACCATGCATCCTTCACGAGCTATACTTACTAAAATGTCTTGGAGATAATCGTTCTCAAGGAGATAGCCGTTCTTAACTTCAAGGAGAGCACCTAATGGGTTTATAGCCGAGTTAACTATGGCCTTGAGCCACTTCCACCCAATTATATTGTCGCTAACTTTAGTCTTTATCCCCGCAGCATTGAAGAGCATTGCAATTTCCTCGGCAAATCTGCTATTTCCTTTGGGATAAACACCAATGCGCGTAATGCCCTTCCCAGTCCACCTGATGACGCCCCACTTTTCAAGCATTGCTCCATTTGTGGTTATACCCCCGAGGACATTCTTTGTATATTTTAAAGCCAAATCCTCATTTCCGAGACCGTTTTGAATGCTTAAAACCCAAGTTTTATCTCCTATAATTCCTTTAACACACTCCAAAGCAGCTTTTGTAGAATAAGACTTGGTGGCCAATATCAGCAGGTCAGGATTTTCGTTAGGTGCATGAGTGATAGCGTTAGGATAAACCGTGAATTCCTCAACGCCCGTAACTTTGAGTCCCTCCTCATTTATGGCGTTAACATGCTCTTCTCTCCCAATTAGCGTTACATCTTCCTCAACTCTCGCCAGCAGAGCACCAAAAAGTGAGCCAATTGAGCCGGCGCCGAGGATGTATATTTTCACTTTTCTCACCAAAAGAGTTTTTAAAGCAGAGATTAAAAGCCTTTCCGATGGAAATGGAAGTAGCGGTAATACTTGTAGAACCAGAGTACCCCATAAACCTCGGCTCAATAGCACGCGTAATGAAGAACTTTGGTGTTGATGAGCTTATCCTAGTCAACCCTAAAGCGAGGCCAGAGGATGAGCTCGCTAGAAAGTTTGCGGTTCATGCAGTTGATATTTTAGAGAACGCTAAAATTACAAAAAGCCTAGATGAAGCGCTAGGAATGGTCAACTTTGCTGTCGGGACGAGTGGTGTAGGGGGAAAGGATTACATCCCTGAGAGAACACCCATAACGCCCGAGGAGTTTGCAAGAAGGATTTTTCTAACAGGCGGAAAGGTTGGAATTGTCTTTGGACGCGAGAGTAGGGGTTTAGATAACGATGAGCTAGAGAAGCTCGACTTCACAGTTACGATACCCACAAGCGGTGCTTATCCAATAATGAACCTAAGTCATGCTGTAGCAGTTATTCTTTACGAAGTCTACAAACAAAGGATAAAAACCGAAGAAGTAGAACGCCCAAAACCTGCAGGAAGGCTTGAAAGAGAGGTCTTCATCCAACAGTGGCGCGAGCTCATGAATGTCCTAAACACTCCGAAAGACCCATATAGGAAGAAGTACACCGAAATAATGATGCGCCGCGTTTTGGGACGGGCGTTCATCTATGAAAAAGAAATTTACGCAATTATCGGGCCCCTTAGAAGGGCAGTAAGGAGTTTAAAGAAGTGCAAAGAGAAGGGATGTTTATATGATTAGCGTTGAGCAGTTTAAGGTTGAGAACAGGAGTATTTGGATAGGCGTTATTTACGGAGATAAGATCCAAGGTGTGGTCTATTCTCTCGAAGGAGAAGGCTTTCTAAAAGAAAGGATAGAAGAGCTAACAAGGTTTCTAAGAAAGCGCGGTGCTGATGTTAGATTAGAGGAAGAAAAAAGCACATATCCACAACTTGTTTTTGATGTTTTAAAAGGCAAATTAGACAACGAGGAAGTTCTCAATATCCTGAGTTTCGAAGGAACAACACTATTTGAGCGGAAAGTTTATGAGGTATTAACAAAAAAAGTTAAACGCGGACAGGTAATAAGTTACAAAGAGCTAGCCCATATTGTGGGAAGTTCACCAAGGGCAATTGGAGGAGCGATGAAAAGGAATCCATACCCAATAATCGTTCCATGCCACCGTGTAATTTCAAGTAATGGAATCGGCTTTTACACACCAAAAGTCGAGTACAAAAAGTTTTTGCTCGAAATAGAGGGGGTGAAAAAGTGGACAAGCTGAAAGCTTACCTAATTGGTTTCATCTTAGCGATCGTGGCAATAACAGTGGGAATAATTTACAAGTGGGGCTTTTGGATGCTCGTGCGCATCGTCTTGAGCCTTGGCTTTTTGGGATTAACCTTAACGATGGCATTTTTCTTGGCGTTAACGCTCTACGCTGAAAGCTGGAAGTACGCCCTCTATCTAGTGGTGCCAACAGCCCTGAGCGGCTATGCTACATACTTAAGTGTCACATGGCAAAAGCTTAACATCGTCGGCGGGATAATAGTGCTCTTCATTCTCGGTTTGGCCTTTGGGATCTGGTACATCAGCGAGCCTGATCTTGGCTTAATGGATCGCTTTAAGAGCGCAGAGAGCTTGGAGCGAGCAGGGAATTACAAAGCTGCCGCAAGGAAGTACGAAAAGAAGGGCAACTATTTAAAGGCCGCCGAGATGTACGAAAAGCTCGGATGGATGGAAAGTGCAGCGTGGGCATATGAAAAAGCCGAGAAATATGACAAAGCTGCGGAAATCTACGAACAGCTTTATGAGAAAGAGAAAGACACCTACTATCTAAAGGAGGCTCATGAATATTGGAAAAAGGCTGGAAACATGGACAGAGCCGCTAAAGCTTTGGAAAAGTATGCCAAAGAAGAACCATGGTTCTGGGAGGATGTTGCAAAGCTCTACGAGGAGTTAAAGAACGAGGAAAAAGCTGTTGAGGCTTGGAAGAAAGCTTTGGAGTACTACATTAGCGAGGCTCAAGAGGAAGGTGTCTTCTGGGAGGACGTTGGAAATATTTACAAGCGCCTTGGCGATGAGGAGAAAGCAACGGAAGCATACGAGAAGTTCCTCGAATACTGCCTCAAGGAAGCGGAGGAAGACGAGGCTTGGTGGAAGCATGTTGCAGAGACATATGAACTCCTAGGGGAAGAGGAGAAAGCTAAAGAAGCTTGGGCAAAATATGAGGAATACAGGAAGAGGATAATGCAGGGAATTGAGGAAAACAAGGAAGAACGTGAAGAAAAAGCTTAATCCTTTTTGCTTATGCTTTTTACCTCAAATTTGTTCTTTTTTCTCTCAAAGCGCCACTTTTCTATAGCCCTTACAAAGGGACACCTTCTACGCCACTCCTCAAATAAACTTCGAAGTCCCATAGTATCACCAAAATAAATTATAGAAAAAGGATTTATAAATAAAATTATGAAAAAACTTTCATTAATGCCATGTCACCGTCTTATGCATCACCTTTCCAGCTAAAGCATCTTTTAACGCCTGCTCCATTATTTCCAAGCCCTTCTCAGCAATTTCCTGCGTTATGACCAAAGGCGGTGTGATCCTCACTACGTTCCCAAACATACCATAGCTTGGGAGTATTAGGCCGAGCTCAAACGCTCTCCAGCATATCTTGCCCGTAAGCTCTGGATCAGGTTTTTTGTTCTCTTTTACTATTTCAACGCCTATCATTAAGCCTTTCCCTCTAACATCGCCTATAACCTCATACTCCTCCTGCATCTCCTTGAGGCGCTTCATTATGAATGAGCCTACTTTCTGAGCATTTTCGAGCAGTTTTTCCTCCTCGATTATCTTAAGCGTAGCATAAGCTGCCGCTGAAATCACAGGGTTAGCCGCTGGCGTCAATAGAGCACTCCCGCTTGTCATATCCATCAGTTCAGCTTTTCCTATGACGCCGCTAAGCCCCATCCCACTTGCAACCCCTTTTCCAAAGGCCAAAAAGTCAGGCTCAACTTTAAAGTGCTCGCTAGCAAACCACTTACCTGTCCTCCCGATTCCCGTTTGCACTTCATCCATGGCAAAAAGAATGCTATGCTCATCTAGAACTTTCTTCAGCTCTTTGAAAAAGCCTTCTGGGGGAACAACTATTCCAGCATCGCCTTGGATTGGCTCAGCTATTAAAACGCTCACTTCATCAGGGGGAACGACGTGGGCTAAGATGTAGTACTCGAGATAGTCTAAGAAAGCGTTTATCAGCTCATCGGGGTTTTCATAGCCGTCTATCCGCCAAGGGTTGCGGTAAGGGTTGGGATATGGAATCCAAACGACATTGGGCACTAATGGGGAGAAGCCTCTTTTTTGGGAGCTTTGAAAGGCAGCTATCGATGTTGCCCCATAGGTCTGACCGTGATATGCTCCTATAAACGCTATCACCCAAGGCTTCCTCGTTGAAAAACGCGCTATCTTTAGGAGTAAGTCCATTGCATCGCTCCCGCTGAGGCCGAAGAGGATTTTGGGGCCTTCAAGTGGAGATTTTTCCGCTAAAATCTCCGCAACCTCTATAGCTCTCTTGCTGTAGGTGTAGCCTATCATCGAGTGCTGTATCTTAGAGACCTGTTCTTGAACCTCCTTTACGAGCTTTGGGTGGGCATAACCCGTTGAAGCCGCGGCAGCGCCGGCTAAGAAATCTATGAAAACGTTCCCATCAACATCCTCTATTAACGCTCCATAGCCTCTTTCCGGAACGACGGGAAAGAGTTTAACTCCAAGTCCTTGAGAGACTACTTTTTTCTCTCTTTCAATTAATCCTTTTGCTTTTGGCCCTGGGGGAGTAACAACTATCTTTGGAAACTCATCAAAAGACATGTTTATTTCCTCCAACAGTTAATAAAAAAGTAGAGAGGAGAGTTCATGGATTTGCCGCAATAAATTCATTGGTGTACTCCTTAACTACCTTGTACAGTATTAATAGTCCCAATAGGTTGGGTATTGCCATAAGTCCATTCATCATATCTGAGAATGTCCAAACGTTTTCCAAGACTGTTGTTGCACCAATGTAGATGAAGATAACGAAGAGCAAGTTGTAAAGTAAGTGAAGCTTTGGATACAGCTTAGCGAACTTTTCAGGGTCTTTTTCAATCCATTTAGCCAAGTAAAGCACATTTTGCCTTCCATAGAATGACCACGCCAAGACGGTCGAATATGCAAAGAATATAACACCTATTATGACCATCACTTCTCCAGCGTGTCCAAAAGCTCTTGCAAATGCCTCTTGTGTTAATGCAGTGCTCGTTTTGTCAGTTTGCCAAGCTCCAGTTGCAACAATTGAGATTCCGGTTAATGAACAAATTATGAGTGTGTCTATAAGTGGGCCAAGCATTGCAACGTGAGCTTGTCTTGATGGGTGGTCGGTTCTTGCTGCGGCGTGGGCTAAAGTTGCAGTTCCAAGACCAGCTTCGTTTGAGAAGAGACCTCTAGCAACACCCCATCTTATCGTCGTTCCTACTGCTCCACCAGCTACTGCACTTCCAGTAAAAGCATCCCTAAATACCAATGAGATTGCACTTGGTAACTGTCCAGCAA from Palaeococcus pacificus DY20341 includes:
- the otg gene encoding methylated-DNA--protein-cysteine methyltransferase, giving the protein MISVEQFKVENRSIWIGVIYGDKIQGVVYSLEGEGFLKERIEELTRFLRKRGADVRLEEEKSTYPQLVFDVLKGKLDNEEVLNILSFEGTTLFERKVYEVLTKKVKRGQVISYKELAHIVGSSPRAIGGAMKRNPYPIIVPCHRVISSNGIGFYTPKVEYKKFLLEIEGVKKWTS
- a CDS encoding tetratricopeptide repeat protein is translated as MDKLKAYLIGFILAIVAITVGIIYKWGFWMLVRIVLSLGFLGLTLTMAFFLALTLYAESWKYALYLVVPTALSGYATYLSVTWQKLNIVGGIIVLFILGLAFGIWYISEPDLGLMDRFKSAESLERAGNYKAAARKYEKKGNYLKAAEMYEKLGWMESAAWAYEKAEKYDKAAEIYEQLYEKEKDTYYLKEAHEYWKKAGNMDRAAKALEKYAKEEPWFWEDVAKLYEELKNEEKAVEAWKKALEYYISEAQEEGVFWEDVGNIYKRLGDEEKATEAYEKFLEYCLKEAEEDEAWWKHVAETYELLGEEEKAKEAWAKYEEYRKRIMQGIEENKEEREEKA
- a CDS encoding acetyl ornithine aminotransferase family protein, giving the protein MSFDEFPKIVVTPPGPKAKGLIEREKKVVSQGLGVKLFPVVPERGYGALIEDVDGNVFIDFLAGAAAASTGYAHPKLVKEVQEQVSKIQHSMIGYTYSKRAIEVAEILAEKSPLEGPKILFGLSGSDAMDLLLKIARFSTRKPWVIAFIGAYHGQTYGATSIAAFQSSQKRGFSPLVPNVVWIPYPNPYRNPWRIDGYENPDELINAFLDYLEYYILAHVVPPDEVSVLIAEPIQGDAGIVVPPEGFFKELKKVLDEHSILFAMDEVQTGIGRTGKWFASEHFKVEPDFLAFGKGVASGMGLSGVIGKAELMDMTSGSALLTPAANPVISAAAYATLKIIEEEKLLENAQKVGSFIMKRLKEMQEEYEVIGDVRGKGLMIGVEIVKENKKPDPELTGKICWRAFELGLILPSYGMFGNVVRITPPLVITQEIAEKGLEIMEQALKDALAGKVMHKTVTWH